A segment of the Candidatus Schekmanbacteria bacterium genome:
CTATTATTTTTCCGTCTTCTTAGAGATATTGAGTTTTCCTCTCATTGGCAATACTTTTTATACTCTTGCCCTTGCCTTTATGACATATTTTCCATTTCTTTTGATAAGGGTTCTCCTTGAAGAAAAAAAAATGAAGGAAAAATTTGGAGATAACTATTTAAGGTGATAAAATATATATTTCAGAAATTGCGTTGAATAATAAATAAAGGGAGGAATTGTTCTTGAGAAGACGAGCAGTAATTACAGGTTTGGGTATTGTTTCAGCAATAGGAATTGGAAAAGAGAAATTTTGGAATTCTCTAAAAAACGGAATTTCAGGAGTTGACTACATAAAAAGCTTTGATGCTTCTTCTTTCCCTTGCAAGTTTGCCGCTGAAGCGTCAGATTTCGATCCGACTGACTTTATTCCTGAAAAGCATGCAAAGCGCCTTGACAGATTTGCACAGTTTGGAATTGCAGCTGCAAAGATGGCAGTTGCTGATTCAGGTCTTGATTTGGACAAAGAAAACAGAAATAGAATGGGAGTAATTGTAGGAACTTCTGTAGGTGCCCTTGCAATAGGAGAAAGGCAGCATGCGATTTTTTTGGAGAAGGGATATCGCAGGATAAACCCTTTTTTTGCAACTTCGATTATACCAAGTTCTGCTTCAAGCCAAATTATGATTAATCTTGGCATTTCAGGCCCCTGCTGTACCATAACAACGGCCTGTGCATCTTCGACTTCAGCAGTTGGCGAGGCAGCCGAAATGATTAAGACAGGAAGAAGCGATATAATGATTGCAGGCGGCTCTGAGACGCCTATAACTCCTTTTGCAATAGGTACCTTTGCAAATGTCAATCTCCTTACGACATCAGACGGCGATCCAAAGAAGGCGTATAAGACATTTGATATAAAAAGAGATGGTCTTGTTTTTGGAGAGGGGTCTTCTCTTTTTGTTATTGAAGAATATGAGCGAGCCAAAAAGCGGGGGGCAAAGATTTATGCAGAAGTTCTCGGTTATGGAGCAACTGCAGATGCATATCATGTGATGACTCCATTGCCTGATGCTAAACAGGCAGAAAATGCAGTAAGGATTGCTCTTAAAGATGCCAAAGTGAATCCTGAAAAGATAGACTATATAAATCCCCACGCAAGCGGAACAATCCATAATGACCGGGCTGAAGCCCTAACAATAAGAAATGTCTTTGGAGAGCTTGCGAGCAAAATTTTTGTGAGCGCAACGAAACCATATACAGGACACGCAATGGGCGGGTGCGGAGCTCTTGAGATTGCAGCATGCCTTATGATGATGGAGAATAATTTTCTGCATCCAATGTTGAACCTTACAGAGCGCGACCCCGAATGCGATCTTAATTTTGTTTCAGCAGAAGGAGAAGAGAAGGAACTGAATTATGTGATGAAAATATCTTTTGGTTTCGGCGGCTATAATGCAGTTTGTATTTTTAAAAAAATATAGAAGATGAGCGTTTATTCCCTTGGCTTTCTTATAGGCACTTTCTTTACTTTAGCTTCTGGTTTTTTTGTTTATTGGAAAAACAGAAAAAATATTGCCAATCTTCTTTGGCTTCTTCTATGTCTTGCAACTTCTCTTTGGCAATTTGGCCGATTTAGCATATCTATTGCAGAAAATTCAGCACAAGCCCTTTATTGGTGCAGGATAATCTATGCCGGCGCCATTTTTATTCCTGTCTTTAGTATTCATTTTATTCTGGCATTCATAAACAAGGTCCATAAAAGAAGATATGTACTTATTTCAGTCTATATTGCAGGCTTCATTGAACTTGTTTTAAGTTTTACACCGTACTTTATAAGCGGTGTTGAAAAAAGGGCAGTCATAGGTTTTTATGAAGTGCCTGAAAAGGCATATATAATCCATTTCATCGTATTCATTTCCGTAGCAATGCTTATTCTTTATGAGCTTGTTTCAGAATATCTTGTTACGGAAATGGCTATAAGAAAGAATCAGCTGAAATATCTTTTTATCGCTTCTGTTTTTGGATATTTGAGTGGCCTCACTTCTTTTTTTCCTCTTGTATCTGATAGTGTTTTGCCTATAGCTTCTCCTTTTACAGCGCTTTTTGTGCTGATTATAAGCTATGCAATCATAAAGTATAAATTCCTTGATATCAGCATAGTAATAAAAAAGAGCTTGGCTTATACTTTCATAGTTTTAATACTAATTGTTCCCTGCTTTGCAATTATTGTCTGGATGCAAAAGAAAATATTCGGTGTTGTTGATTTAACTTTCAGTTTAATAGCGCTTATTCTCTTTGTCCTTGTGGGGCTTATTTTCCCGAGAGTCAAGGTGGGCACAGAGAAAACTTTGGAAAACCTTCTATTCAAAAAACAGTTGAACCATGAAGAGACAATTCACAATTTGAGTGAAGCGATGGTGAATGTTTTGGAAAAAGCACCTCTTCTGCGGACACTGGTTGAAACTCTCGTTAAAAAACTCGATATCGATTATGCGTGCATTGTTTTACTCAATGAAGAGAGAAATGAGTTTAAAGTTGAATCTTCATATGGATTGAATGGCAATAGCGCTGAACGGGTATATCCTAAGGATGATTATTTTTTCGATTGGCTGCAAAAGAGAAGCAGAGTTGCTGTTAAGGAAGAGATAATGGACAGCTTTGATGTTCCAAGAAAAGATTATTTGATTGAAAAAATGAATGAACTTCAAGCAGAAGTATGTGTTCCCATTCTTTCAAGGTCAAAGCTTGTTGGGTCTTTATGTATGGGCAAGAAGATGACAGGTGAAATATATAATGAAAACGAATTGAAGCTCTTTCAAACCCTTTCAAATCAATTTGCCGTTTATTTGGAAAATGCAAAATTATACGAGAGTTTAAAGGAATCAAGGAATCGAATGAGACGGTCTGACCGTTTGGCATCTCTTGGGCAGCTTGCTGCAGGAATGGCTCATGAAATAAGAAATCCTTTAGTGTCGATACAAACATTTCTCCAGCTTCTTCCAGAAAGAATAAATGACAAAGAGTTTAGAACCGATTTTTTGAAAATTACAACTGGTGAAGTTGAAAGGATAAGCAGACTTCTAACAGCTCTACTTGATTTTTCAAAACCATCAAAACCTAAGTTTGCTGAGGAAAACTTGAGTGAACTTCTCGAGGATATAGTTTTCTTATGCGAAAATCAGATAAAGAAAAAGAACATTCAAGTTGAAAAACGCTATGATGTTAATCTTAAAAGTGTCAATGTAGATAAAGAGCAGATAAAACAAGTTTTTTTAAACATAATATTAAACGCTATTGATGCAACACCCGAAAATGGAAAAATAAAAATTGCAACGCGAAATATAAATGTAGATAATCAAACATATGTACAGGTTGAGATTTCAGATACCGGAATTGGCATTGAAAAACAGGATTTAGAAAATATTTTCAATCCTTTTTTCACAAAGAAGGAAAAGGGTTCGGGATTAGGCCTTTCAATATGCCACCAAATCATTGATGAGCATATGGGCACTATAAGCGCAGAAAGTGAAGTTGGAAAGGGGAGTAGTTTTTACATAAATATTCCTGTAAATCCTGTTGTTTTAGATAGAAGAAAAGGTGATAGGACATAAATGATAAAGAAGATATTGATAATAGATGATACAGAGATTTTTTTGGAATCTGCAAGAATTATA
Coding sequences within it:
- a CDS encoding GAF domain-containing protein; this encodes MSVYSLGFLIGTFFTLASGFFVYWKNRKNIANLLWLLLCLATSLWQFGRFSISIAENSAQALYWCRIIYAGAIFIPVFSIHFILAFINKVHKRRYVLISVYIAGFIELVLSFTPYFISGVEKRAVIGFYEVPEKAYIIHFIVFISVAMLILYELVSEYLVTEMAIRKNQLKYLFIASVFGYLSGLTSFFPLVSDSVLPIASPFTALFVLIISYAIIKYKFLDISIVIKKSLAYTFIVLILIVPCFAIIVWMQKKIFGVVDLTFSLIALILFVLVGLIFPRVKVGTEKTLENLLFKKQLNHEETIHNLSEAMVNVLEKAPLLRTLVETLVKKLDIDYACIVLLNEERNEFKVESSYGLNGNSAERVYPKDDYFFDWLQKRSRVAVKEEIMDSFDVPRKDYLIEKMNELQAEVCVPILSRSKLVGSLCMGKKMTGEIYNENELKLFQTLSNQFAVYLENAKLYESLKESRNRMRRSDRLASLGQLAAGMAHEIRNPLVSIQTFLQLLPERINDKEFRTDFLKITTGEVERISRLLTALLDFSKPSKPKFAEENLSELLEDIVFLCENQIKKKNIQVEKRYDVNLKSVNVDKEQIKQVFLNIILNAIDATPENGKIKIATRNINVDNQTYVQVEISDTGIGIEKQDLENIFNPFFTKKEKGSGLGLSICHQIIDEHMGTISAESEVGKGSSFYINIPVNPVVLDRRKGDRT
- the fabF gene encoding beta-ketoacyl-[acyl-carrier-protein] synthase II; translated protein: MFLRRRAVITGLGIVSAIGIGKEKFWNSLKNGISGVDYIKSFDASSFPCKFAAEASDFDPTDFIPEKHAKRLDRFAQFGIAAAKMAVADSGLDLDKENRNRMGVIVGTSVGALAIGERQHAIFLEKGYRRINPFFATSIIPSSASSQIMINLGISGPCCTITTACASSTSAVGEAAEMIKTGRSDIMIAGGSETPITPFAIGTFANVNLLTTSDGDPKKAYKTFDIKRDGLVFGEGSSLFVIEEYERAKKRGAKIYAEVLGYGATADAYHVMTPLPDAKQAENAVRIALKDAKVNPEKIDYINPHASGTIHNDRAEALTIRNVFGELASKIFVSATKPYTGHAMGGCGALEIAACLMMMENNFLHPMLNLTERDPECDLNFVSAEGEEKELNYVMKISFGFGGYNAVCIFKKI